Proteins encoded in a region of the Sander lucioperca isolate FBNREF2018 chromosome 4, SLUC_FBN_1.2, whole genome shotgun sequence genome:
- the pik3r5 gene encoding phosphoinositide 3-kinase regulatory subunit 5 isoform X2, with product MQHTSCTEDRIQHALDRCLDGLRQSPTAAHHWNVLMCSAGQSMNRWSLEELVKRDPENFLILLQQIIRKTKEVQDQCQYELVAPLAIMFSSTLLQTPYCPPDPELLEEAIKVFRCFLTWPEPYCSVCRSLLSTLQLEIKAPGISFQRLVREEQFLNTPSQCSKTMTVLLMNPCEVPTEFLLVAEQLSRIQHSQEETYITLIKHAFQSTLGTKYPLHSIHRALQAKSVNELGEIFSAVSEVLETAAAMSDPLKGRSHVIQGLEQLRESMSIPASNGRKSDGMLQTLPLPTAKCYMFHWEKDNFDVLNTLLEHEPDEQVTNGQAEEEEEVDIDDEQEIDREEEEEEDDKEEEEHGLPSMSIIPNGCSNNHRASTFSTISSLSTASKDSMFSTLSVTSESYAPSLFSVTSGGDSDYFEDSDDYICSSPVAEKCSPKSINRASARLSQHFYRLFIKPKSPRSLYRAKSLGNTESKDRFVVREKRSNSLPQQVKLRYPEPFLQPQSQTLRHVCFRRRPILSSDEDSTNTTLRVVVFGADQVAGKVARAYNSLRRKESACPRLSRAFKLQFFFVPVKRDSIAGPVSLKSPNPVVQSGTPKGAALSNDLHLMGTGDSTNDIAHLLGMLDPWYERNTLSLLNLPANVVCQQTSKTESESYDSSYEHRLPILADLVLYYCRYAAWPALIQLYQAELTLACGDRRTEVFVHSLELGHTAGTRAIKAMGAASKRFGIDGDREAVPLMLEVVYNKVVISGRSQWKRETKVCTSVNLTKACKNPEELDSKMECLQLTMTEVLKRQNCKSKKGYNQLSVTEVKVDKVQVSGAGNTTFAVCLDQDEKKILQSVTRCDISVCYKPDSSTDWRLRKSPTSAQIQPLNPTFCSLLCLPIVTFSGALP from the exons ATGCAGCACACCTCATGCACAGAGGACAGGATCCAGCATGCTCTGGACAGGTGTCTGGACGGGCTGAGACAAAGTCCCACAGCAGCACACCACTGGAACG TGCTGATGTGCTCAGCGGGTCAGTCAATGAACCGCTGGAGCCTGGAGGAGCTGGTGAAAAGGGACCCTGAGAACTTCCTCATCCTCTTACAACAGATCATCAGGAAGACCAAAGAG GTTCAGGATCAGTGTCAGTATGAGCTGGTGGCTCCCCTCGCTATCATGTTCTCCTCCACATTGCTTCAG ACACCATACTGTCCTCCAGACCCAGAGCTGCTGGAAGAAGCTATTAAGGTGTTTCGCTGCTTCCTCACCTGGCCTGAGCCTTACTGCAGTGTGTGTAGAAGCCTTCTCTCAACTCTACAGCTGGAGATCAAAGCCCCAG GGATTTCCTTTCAGAGACTGGTAAGAGAAGAACAGTTCCTTAACACCCCCAGCCAGTGCTCCAAGACCAT GACCGTGCTCCTGATGAACCCTTGTGAGGTGCCCACTGAGTTTCTCTTAGTGGCTGAGCAGCTCAGTCGCATTCAGCACTCGCAGGAAGAGACCTACATCACCCTGATCAAACACGCCTTCCAGTCCACACTAGGCACCAAGTACCCTCTACATAGCATCCATAGAGCCCTGCAG GCTAAAAGTGTGAATGAATTGGGGGAGATCTTCTCAGCGGTAAGTGAGGTTTTAGAGACGGCCGCTGCCATGAGTGACCCTCTGAAGGGCCGCAGTCATGTAATCCAGGGACTTGAGCAACTCAGGGAGAGCATGAGTATCCCAGCATCCAATGGAAGGAAGTCTGATG GAATGCTACAAACTCTTCCCTTGCCTACAGCCAAATGTTACATGTTTCACTGGGAAAAAGATAACTTTG ATGTTCTGAACACTCTTTTGGAACACGAGCCTGATGAACAGGTCACTAATGGGCAGgctgaggaggaagaagaggtaGACATTGATGATGAGCAGGAGATTGatagggaagaagaggaggaggaagatgacaaagaagaggaggaacatGGATTGCCTTCAATGTCTATCATACCTAATGGCTGCAGCAACAACCATCGTGCCTCCACCTTCTCGACCATCTCCTCCCTGTCCACCGCCTCCAAAGACTCCATGTTCTCCACCTTGTCTGTCACTTCAGAGTCCTATGCTCCGTCCCTCTTCTCTGTCACTTCTGGTGGTGATAGTGACTACTTTGAAGATTCGGATGACTACATCTGTTCCTCTCCTGTTGCTGAAAAATGTTCACCAAAGTCTATAAACAGAGCTTCGGCTCGGCTCAGCCAGCACTTTTACCGGCTCTTCATTAAACCCAAGAGCCCTCGGTCGCTATACCGGGCCAAAAGCTTAGGAAACACAGAATCAAAAGACCGTTTCGTGGTGCGAGAGAAGCGCTCCAACTCTCTACCACAGCAAGTCAAGTTACGCTATCCTGAGCCCTTCCTCCAGCCACAAAGTCAAACTCTCAGACACGTCTGCTTCCGAAGGAGGCCCATTCTCAGCAGTGATGAGGACAGTACGAACACTACGCTGAGAGTGGTGGTGTTTGGTGCTGATCAGGTAGCAGGGAAGGTGGCCCGAGCCTACAATAGcctgaggaggaaggagagtgCATGTCCACGTCTCAGCAGGGCCTTCAAGCTTCAGTTCTTCTTTGTGCCTGTGAAGAGGGACTCAATAGCAGGGCCCGTGAGTCTGAAGTCTCCTAATCCTGTGGTTCAATCTGGAACTCCAAAAGGAGCGGCCCTGTCTAAC GATCTTCACCTCATGGGCACAGGGGACAGCACTAACGACATTGCTCATCTCCTTGGTATGTTGGACCCTTGGTATGAAAGAAACACTCTTAGCCTGCTTAACTTGCCTGCCAACGTCGTCTGTCAG CAAACCTCAAAGACGGAGTCAGAGTCATATGATAGTTCATATGAGCACCGTCTGCCCATCCTGGCCGACTTGGTCCTGTACTACTGTCGCTATGCTGCATGGCCAGCTCTGATCCAACTCTATCAGGCTGAG TTGACATTAGCTTGTGGAGATAGGAGGACTGAGGTGTTCGTCCACTCCCTGGAGTTGGGTCACACCGCAGGAACACGAGCCATAAAGGCCATGG GTGCTGCCAGTAAGCGGTTTGGTATTGACGGTGACCGAGAAGCAGTGCCTCTAATGTTGGAGGTAGTGTACAACAAG GTGGTGATTAGTGGGAGAAGCCAGTGGAAAAGAGAAACCAAAGTCTGTACGTCAGTAAACTTAACCAAAGCATGCAAGAATCCTGAGGAACTAG ACTCAAAGATGGAGTGCCTGCAGCTCACAATGACTGAGGTCCTGAAGAGACAGAACTGTAAAAGCAAGAAGGGCtacaaccag CTGAGCGTGACAGAGGTGAAGGTGGACAAGGTGCAGGTCAGCGGTGCTGGTAACACAACCTTTGCTGTATGTCTGGACCaggatgagaaaaaaatattgcagAGTGTCACCAG ATGTGACATATCAGTGTGCTATAAACCTGACAGCTCCACTGACTGGAGGCTAAGAAAATCCCCGACCTCAGCCCAAATCCAGCCTCTTAACCCCACCTTTTGCTCCCTCCTTTGCCTGCCCATTGTCACTTTCAGTGGGGCTCTTCCCTGA
- the pik3r5 gene encoding phosphoinositide 3-kinase regulatory subunit 5 isoform X1 produces MQHTSCTEDRIQHALDRCLDGLRQSPTAAHHWNVLMCSAGQSMNRWSLEELVKRDPENFLILLQQIIRKTKEVQDQCQYELVAPLAIMFSSTLLQTPYCPPDPELLEEAIKVFRCFLTWPEPYCSVCRSLLSTLQLEIKAPGISFQRLVREEQFLNTPSQCSKTMTVLLMNPCEVPTEFLLVAEQLSRIQHSQEETYITLIKHAFQSTLGTKYPLHSIHRALQAKSVNELGEIFSAVSEVLETAAAMSDPLKGRSHVIQGLEQLRESMSIPASNGRKSDGMLQTLPLPTAKCYMFHWEKDNFDVLNTLLEHEPDEQVTNGQAEEEEEVDIDDEQEIDREEEEEEDDKEEEEHGLPSMSIIPNGCSNNHRASTFSTISSLSTASKDSMFSTLSVTSESYAPSLFSVTSGGDSDYFEDSDDYICSSPVAEKCSPKSINRASARLSQHFYRLFIKPKSPRSLYRAKSLGNTESKDRFVVREKRSNSLPQQVKLRYPEPFLQPQSQTLRHVCFRRRPILSSDEDSTNTTLRVVVFGADQVAGKVARAYNSLRRKESACPRLSRAFKLQFFFVPVKRDSIAGPVSLKSPNPVVQSGTPKGAALSNDLHLMGTGDSTNDIAHLLGMLDPWYERNTLSLLNLPANVVCQQTSKTESESYDSSYEHRLPILADLVLYYCRYAAWPALIQLYQAELTLACGDRRTEVFVHSLELGHTAGTRAIKAMGAASKRFGIDGDREAVPLMLEVVYNKVVISGRSQWKRETKVCTSVNLTKACKNPEELDSKMECLQLTMTEVLKRQNCKSKKGYNQQLSVTEVKVDKVQVSGAGNTTFAVCLDQDEKKILQSVTRCDISVCYKPDSSTDWRLRKSPTSAQIQPLNPTFCSLLCLPIVTFSGALP; encoded by the exons ATGCAGCACACCTCATGCACAGAGGACAGGATCCAGCATGCTCTGGACAGGTGTCTGGACGGGCTGAGACAAAGTCCCACAGCAGCACACCACTGGAACG TGCTGATGTGCTCAGCGGGTCAGTCAATGAACCGCTGGAGCCTGGAGGAGCTGGTGAAAAGGGACCCTGAGAACTTCCTCATCCTCTTACAACAGATCATCAGGAAGACCAAAGAG GTTCAGGATCAGTGTCAGTATGAGCTGGTGGCTCCCCTCGCTATCATGTTCTCCTCCACATTGCTTCAG ACACCATACTGTCCTCCAGACCCAGAGCTGCTGGAAGAAGCTATTAAGGTGTTTCGCTGCTTCCTCACCTGGCCTGAGCCTTACTGCAGTGTGTGTAGAAGCCTTCTCTCAACTCTACAGCTGGAGATCAAAGCCCCAG GGATTTCCTTTCAGAGACTGGTAAGAGAAGAACAGTTCCTTAACACCCCCAGCCAGTGCTCCAAGACCAT GACCGTGCTCCTGATGAACCCTTGTGAGGTGCCCACTGAGTTTCTCTTAGTGGCTGAGCAGCTCAGTCGCATTCAGCACTCGCAGGAAGAGACCTACATCACCCTGATCAAACACGCCTTCCAGTCCACACTAGGCACCAAGTACCCTCTACATAGCATCCATAGAGCCCTGCAG GCTAAAAGTGTGAATGAATTGGGGGAGATCTTCTCAGCGGTAAGTGAGGTTTTAGAGACGGCCGCTGCCATGAGTGACCCTCTGAAGGGCCGCAGTCATGTAATCCAGGGACTTGAGCAACTCAGGGAGAGCATGAGTATCCCAGCATCCAATGGAAGGAAGTCTGATG GAATGCTACAAACTCTTCCCTTGCCTACAGCCAAATGTTACATGTTTCACTGGGAAAAAGATAACTTTG ATGTTCTGAACACTCTTTTGGAACACGAGCCTGATGAACAGGTCACTAATGGGCAGgctgaggaggaagaagaggtaGACATTGATGATGAGCAGGAGATTGatagggaagaagaggaggaggaagatgacaaagaagaggaggaacatGGATTGCCTTCAATGTCTATCATACCTAATGGCTGCAGCAACAACCATCGTGCCTCCACCTTCTCGACCATCTCCTCCCTGTCCACCGCCTCCAAAGACTCCATGTTCTCCACCTTGTCTGTCACTTCAGAGTCCTATGCTCCGTCCCTCTTCTCTGTCACTTCTGGTGGTGATAGTGACTACTTTGAAGATTCGGATGACTACATCTGTTCCTCTCCTGTTGCTGAAAAATGTTCACCAAAGTCTATAAACAGAGCTTCGGCTCGGCTCAGCCAGCACTTTTACCGGCTCTTCATTAAACCCAAGAGCCCTCGGTCGCTATACCGGGCCAAAAGCTTAGGAAACACAGAATCAAAAGACCGTTTCGTGGTGCGAGAGAAGCGCTCCAACTCTCTACCACAGCAAGTCAAGTTACGCTATCCTGAGCCCTTCCTCCAGCCACAAAGTCAAACTCTCAGACACGTCTGCTTCCGAAGGAGGCCCATTCTCAGCAGTGATGAGGACAGTACGAACACTACGCTGAGAGTGGTGGTGTTTGGTGCTGATCAGGTAGCAGGGAAGGTGGCCCGAGCCTACAATAGcctgaggaggaaggagagtgCATGTCCACGTCTCAGCAGGGCCTTCAAGCTTCAGTTCTTCTTTGTGCCTGTGAAGAGGGACTCAATAGCAGGGCCCGTGAGTCTGAAGTCTCCTAATCCTGTGGTTCAATCTGGAACTCCAAAAGGAGCGGCCCTGTCTAAC GATCTTCACCTCATGGGCACAGGGGACAGCACTAACGACATTGCTCATCTCCTTGGTATGTTGGACCCTTGGTATGAAAGAAACACTCTTAGCCTGCTTAACTTGCCTGCCAACGTCGTCTGTCAG CAAACCTCAAAGACGGAGTCAGAGTCATATGATAGTTCATATGAGCACCGTCTGCCCATCCTGGCCGACTTGGTCCTGTACTACTGTCGCTATGCTGCATGGCCAGCTCTGATCCAACTCTATCAGGCTGAG TTGACATTAGCTTGTGGAGATAGGAGGACTGAGGTGTTCGTCCACTCCCTGGAGTTGGGTCACACCGCAGGAACACGAGCCATAAAGGCCATGG GTGCTGCCAGTAAGCGGTTTGGTATTGACGGTGACCGAGAAGCAGTGCCTCTAATGTTGGAGGTAGTGTACAACAAG GTGGTGATTAGTGGGAGAAGCCAGTGGAAAAGAGAAACCAAAGTCTGTACGTCAGTAAACTTAACCAAAGCATGCAAGAATCCTGAGGAACTAG ACTCAAAGATGGAGTGCCTGCAGCTCACAATGACTGAGGTCCTGAAGAGACAGAACTGTAAAAGCAAGAAGGGCtacaaccag CAGCTGAGCGTGACAGAGGTGAAGGTGGACAAGGTGCAGGTCAGCGGTGCTGGTAACACAACCTTTGCTGTATGTCTGGACCaggatgagaaaaaaatattgcagAGTGTCACCAG ATGTGACATATCAGTGTGCTATAAACCTGACAGCTCCACTGACTGGAGGCTAAGAAAATCCCCGACCTCAGCCCAAATCCAGCCTCTTAACCCCACCTTTTGCTCCCTCCTTTGCCTGCCCATTGTCACTTTCAGTGGGGCTCTTCCCTGA